The region tgagtttgagtgaactccaggagttggtgatggacagggaggcctggcatgctgtgattcatggggtcaccaagagttggacatgactgatctattgaactgaactgaactgaaacttctaATTTCTGTAAGAAGTTAAGTTTCATTTATAATAcctaaaaataatcaaaagatcAATGCTCACCCCTGGGTGAAATGCTGGACAATATAATAAGTCAGTAAACTAGGATATTACATTTTTATCAGTAGTAACAGTTATTAGGATTAATATTATTAGGATGAGAAAAATGATTTGAAATGGTGGgtgaaaataaagaattcagaatgataCAAAAATCAGAGTGTAAACAGTGCCCAGTTTAGGCTATTTACAGTCATTTttgcttcatttcattttatttaactctTAAAACTCAGATCTTTCTGTTTTAACTTTCGTTTCCAAATGATTAAATATGTAAAAGGAGAGCGGGTATAGTAGCTAAAGGGTACGGGTTGCTTTTTGCGGTCataaaaatgttccaaaattaACTGTAGTGATAGTTGcacctgtgaatatattaaaaaccactgaattttacactttaaatgggtgaggTGAACtgtataaaagggcttccctggtagctcagacagtaaagaatctgcctgcagtttggaagacctgggtttgatctctgggttgggaagatctcctggaggaggacatggcaaccctctctagtattcttgcctggagaatccccatggacagagaagcctggcagtcagtagggtggcaaaaagtcggacacgactgagcaactaagcacagcaaaatggtaaataaagctgttattaaaaGATGAAGGAAGCGctattcaaacatttttttttctattactgcAAATATAGTTATGAATGCCTATTTTTAAAAGAGTACTGAGAACAACTGAtttggagggagggataaattggaagtatgggattaacagatgcacactactgtatatgaaatagatatACAACAAGGGTTTACTGTagatcacagggaactatattcaatctcttgtaataaactataatggaaaagagtttTTACAAGGAATATcgctatatatgtataactgagttactttgctgtacgcctgaaactaatacagtattgtaaatcaacgataattcaattaaaataaatacagttcaagtaagaaaaaatatgtaacaggaaagaaaagaatgacgTTAAAATTCGCGTGATTAAACCCTGGAATCAAAAAAGATttatatgaaaatgtaaaaagtgTTATATCATCACTTCCatcgtgtgtgtggtgtgtgtgtgtgtgtgtgtgtgtgtgtgtgtgtgtgtgtgtgtgtgtgtgcgtgtgtggcgCGGTGATGGGAAATCTCCCAGTGAAAGAGAAGTTCGGGAGGGGCGTAGTGGGGGAGGCCCCTTCTGTTCCATTGATAACTCTGTTCATTCACTGGGAGTCGGCTAAAACAGACTAATCCTTCACGCAGTAATTCGTTCTACCTTAATAAGGCCCTGCCACCTCTCCCAGAATTCGGTAAGTTCAAAGTGCAGTAAAAgtgcatttttccaaagaacaatTTGAAACGATTTTGTATATAACTACTGGAGGGTGGGAATGGGTGAAGGTGGTAATTACCAGGCGTCGCTTTGCTACAGTATTTGCACTGGGGAGATAACCTCAATGCGCAAATAGTTCCAAAAAGATTGTTTAGATAGTAATTGGCTTTTTCTCAGGAAAACTTTGCAGAAGGGCCTTTCGCAAGCTGCTACTGCCCCCTGGAAACCAGCGTCTGGGCAGGCGGGTTGGCAGATGCCTGTACTCTGTCAGTAGCCgtctctgcctctgtccccaGGACCAAAGGATGCTGCTCTCCTGGCCCCGCTACCGCTGAAGCGCCCAGGGGGTCCCTGGAGAGCCGACCTGAGCGCAGACACCACAAGCCATGAGTCCTCTGAGGTGGCGAGCGTCGCTCtcggttctgctgctgctgggcgGCTGCCTCCTCGCGGCCGCCGGGAGAAAGCAGGGGGCGGCCGGCGTCGCGGCCGAATCGGCCTCGGGCTCCGCAGGCGGCTCCTCCGGCCGCTTTGTCAGCCCCGAGCGGCACACGTGCAGCTGGCAGCTCCTGCCGCCCGCCCCAGGGCCCGAAGCCGGCAGCGAGCTGGCGCTGCGCTGCGAAGGCCCGGACGGGGCGCGCCACCAATGCGCCTACCGCGGAGAGCCCGGGCGCTGCGCTGTCTACGCCGCCCGCCGCTCGCACTACTGGAAGCAGGTGCTGAGCGGGCTGCGCAGGAAGCGGCGGCCCTGCCACGACCCCGCGCCGCTCAAGGCCCGCCTGTGCGCCGGCAAGAAGGGCCGTGGCGCGGAGCTGCGCCTGGTGCCCCAGGCACTCCCGGTCGTCAACCCCAAAGCGGCGGCGGGCTTAACCCGGGATCCCAAGCCCCGGGCCAGGAGCCGGGGGCAGCCCCGAGAGCCCGCGCTCCTCCCCGTGGCAGGGGCCCCGCCTCTCCCGAGCGCGCCGCCCAAATTTAGGAAGCCCTCTGAGCAGAAGCCCAAAGGGGGCAAGAGGAAGGCGGCCTGGGACCCAGACGAGGAGCGACCACTGGCGACCGGGCCTGATCCCGATGGGCTGGACGAGAACGCGAAGCTCACGGACACCTACTGTGCTGAGAAGTGGCACTCTCTCTGCAACTTCTTTGTCAATTTCTGGAATGGCTGAGGACGAGGGCCTGGGGAACCCTGgggaagaggggtggggggcgaggGAGGGAGGGTCTATGCCCAGCCAGGGAGGGAAGACTACGGGCATCCTAGgccaggaggtgcaggagagtGGGGGAAGAGTACCGGTTCTAGAAGGGGACTGGGGgtagagtgggggtgggggtggggggcttgggATGGGAATGTAAAGGGTATGGACAGTCCCTGAGACAGCAGAGAAGTTAAAAACTACTGAGTCGAGCCTGATTAAGAGcagaagaaacagtgaaaacagacgTAAGTAGGCATACCTTAAATGTGCAAAAACTGTAGACTGGGGAGAAAGATGGGTAGAGAGAGACGCTGAAAAAAGGAAGTGGGAAAAAGTGACTAAAATGCTGTGACTCCTGTGGGAAGCAGGATACAACGTACACTATTTAACACATTTATATTACAATTGATAACCTGAGCCAGACTGATTTTCAGTGTCTTCTCATGTACTCATCTACTCGACTGACAAGGttaccaactttttctctctttaggAATTAGAATGAACTTGGGTGCTGTCTCCAGTCATAGATGATCCCTATAGGGATCAAAGCCAATGGGAGCTCAAACTTGACTCCAGTGAAAAGATTTTCCAGATGATTTGCCTCTGAATTCTTTTAGAAGTATTGCTTTTAAACAGAGTGATGCCTGGTATTCTGAAACTTCCCCATTAACCTTCCAAATTCAGAAGTGAATTACAGAAGttggttttaaaaaacaattctcTTTGTTTGATcgtgtttttaaaaacagctaaAATGTAAGCACACATCTCAGAATGGCAGTCATATCTGTTTCATGTAATTGTTAACatattccattttaaataagACGTAATAATAGACTTTGCACACATTAGGTGCTCAATAGAAATTGTATGGCTAGATTTAAAGAACTGGCAGGACAATGGAAATTTTGATTGCATTTGATCTAGTTCTGACTAAACGCTGAAGTTAAGTTCCTAAAAATATCTTGAATTGCTGGGGGAAGACAAGAAGTAAGAAGTCTGCATAAGGGAAAAATCACAAACTGGCAAACCTGGGCCCTGTCATTTCTCTGTTTGCCCTACATGTAGTTATAGCATTTTTTTtgctcttcctcccttcctcccaatTGGGATTTGTTGCCAGcattgaaaattaaataatttcataCAAAAAGCCAGATGTTTGAATTCTCGTGTAAAATTAGATCTGACAACATTCGACACACCTTTCTACATGGCAACATGATGCTGAAGTTGGCTGCCCTCTTTAGATTAGATATATTTtccttaagatttatttatttcattacttttggctgtggtggatcttcattgctgcccacAAGCCTTCTCTAGTTGTGTCTAGCAGGGGCTACTTTTCATTGTGGTTCAAGGGCTTCTTACTgtagtgccttctcttgttgcagagcaggggctctgggctgcaggagtgtgggcttcagtagttgctgcaagtgggctcaatagttttggctcccaggctctagaacaagggctcagtagttgtggcacctgggcttagctgctctgcagcatgtgggatctttccagaccagtgatcaaacctggtgTCCCTTGCGTtgctaggtggattcttaaccactggaccaccagggaagcacttagaTATATTTTCCTGAGTTTTTCCACTGCTCCTGCACATCTCCTCAGTtgactttattcatttatattatagGGCTCAACCTCTGAGACATTTGAGCCACCACCAGATAGAACGGTTTCTGGCTGACCTAATTGTGAGAAGAACAATTGTAAATGCAACAATCTGACAGATACTGAATATCTCCTGAGCTTCTCCCTCCTTGAACAGCCCCTAGAAAATGTAAACTTTTACCTGTTCTGTACATTCTTCACATAGTTGGCAAAACATTGAGATTGACGAGATGTCTTTCAATGACAACGACTTGAAAGGAGATgagaatgtttctgcttttggagGCTTGGGGACCACAGCTGCCCTCCCAGCTCCATGGCTCTCTTACAACTTCAAAGAGCAGTTCTTACTTCCCACCAGATGCTTATGGACTTCAGAGCTTTGATGAACTTACCCCAAGTTCGTCTCTCCTGTGACCTGTGACTCACCACATTCAAACTCTTCCCCATTTCAATTGTTAAAAACAGGCTCCAGagctctcctttcccctttgtaaAGCAAGACAGCTGCTTCAGCCATATTAAAATTATTCAGCGGTCATTATATACAGACAACAGCAGAACTAAGATAATGTAAAGTACCACTAataatgactgctgctgctaagttgcttcagtcgcgtccgactctgtgcgactccacagacggcagcccaccaggctcccccatccctgggattctccaggcaagaacactggactgggttgccatttccctctccaatgcatgaaagggaaaagtgaaagtgaagtggctcagtcgtgtccgactcttcgagaccccatggactagagcctaccaggctcctctgtccatgggattttccacgcaggagtactggagtggggtgccattgccttctctgactagcCAAGGCAAAAtaccttgggcttccttggtggctcagccagtgaagaatctgcctgcagtacaggagacttgggttcaatctctgggttgggaagatcccctggagaaggaaatggcaacccactccagtattcttgcctggagaatcccatgggcagagtagcctggggggttgcaaagagttggacatgattaagtgactaacacacacacacaaggtaaaATACCAAAGAATAAACTCAatgaaaaaatatgcaaaagCTACATGTAGAACACAGAAATACACTTGAGGGCAGAACAGAAAGACCTGagtaaattaaaacatatatggATTGTGATTATGACTATTATTAAAGAAggcttaatatttaaaaaatgtcaacTAATCTACACATTTAAACATGGTAACAACAAAATGCCAAAAGGATTTTGTGGTGTGAGAACTACGTAGACTGATTCTAAAGTTCCAAAGGAAAACCAAAATGAATCTGGGGACTGGACGGGTGCAGGGTTGTATGTttcagagaggaagagaaaaaaagaatgctttcATTAAGGGCGCAGCTTGAAATGGCTAAATACAGAATCTCCCAAAGGGCTGTCAGCAGCACAGTGCAAAACAGTGTAAAAGACGTGAGGGCATGGTTTCTAGGTAACCACAGGGACTCTCCATAAAAGGCCAGAAACTACCAACCAGCACTTCAGTTGACAGTTGCCGCCTTTGAGCTGGGCGGTCATGTGATCCTGGCTTGATCTGTATGTTCTCTTGTTCCCACGCATAATGATCACAATGAGGACGATTCTTCTCCACATGGAGACAGGGAGAGGGCGCTTATGCATTGATTTTAAGATGTAGGTAGAGAGGTTGAAGGGAAGATGACTAGTGTGGGATCCCCAGAAGGGTGAGGGGTCACAGTTTACATTTAATCAAGTGTCAGTACTCCTTGGGAGTGTCACAGGATGAAATATTTTCCAGCATTTAGAGGCAGCTCTTcaccttctctcttttctcccttctgATTATTGCTCAAGGCTTGGGAGGGCtctcaattatatttaaaaatgcaaagcaaaagaaCATACAACACaacagaatacacacacacagaggattgGAGTACTTTCAAAACTTATTGCTGCAGTGTGCCTCAGAGGAGGAAGCTGGTTAGGACAGTCACATCTTTTATTCCTGAGCTCACACCAACAGTCTCTACCATGTGGGTAGGCAACCAGCTTCTTAGATGGCTTTGGATATTCCTGCAAAGCCCTGTTAAAATCCACAACATAAACCCTCAGTAAAATCTGGAGGGTGAAATCGTTTTGAGTAACTGTGAATGGCTGGCACCTACACCGTTATAAAAACTTCGAGTGAGTCACTGAGAATGAAGGAGGACCTCAGTGCAAGATGACAGCATGCTTGCCTGAAAGCAGGTTGGCTGGCTTAGGAAGGCTGGGGGCGGACTGAAGTTGGGAGAGCTGAAGTTATTTGCAGGAGGGATAATTAGCCTCATGGGACCAGCTGGAAGCATGTAACAGGGCAGGGGCTGCAAGTGGCCAGCAGCGGCATTGGACTGCACCCTCAAAATCTGGCTACTGTTTAATGATAAATTTGTTCAAAATAGTAGAGGATGCCTTCTCTTTTAATAGCCATAACGTTTCATTTGCCATTTAAATAATAACTATAGTTTAATGTCAATGATCTTCttgaattttgaaaataacttAGACATAACCATTtagacaggctgctgctgctactgttaagtcgcttcagtcgtgtccaactctgtgcaactccatagatggcagcccaccaagctcctccgtccctgggattctccaggcaaggatactggagtgggttgccatttccaggacTGGTGTGTTATTTTGGTAATGAATGCCGGTTCACAAAATTCTGTATCAATAGCATAAAAGTTTCTTTGTCATTCTATTGTTTAATCTCAAAGTTTGCCATTAGATTCTAATTGAAATTCATAGTCTTTCCTGGTCCTTGTTAAATACTGAAAGTGAGAGCTCAGTTCTAAGAGTGCGAAGGGTTAACGAGTTTGTGAACTTGCGTTGGTGGCCTGTTCCCAAGTCTGAACCCAGCATGTGTTGGGGAACAATCGTTGCCTATTAACCCCCCAGGTGAACAGCTGGTGGGGATCAAAGGCATCCTGCACTGTGTGGTTTTGCTCGAACTGACTTCCCACTTAACCCCCCGGAAAAGGGGCCTGCTAGGTCCCCAGGGAGTGGTAGGCTGTGCTAAACCCAGAAGCACATCTGAAGGAAGGTCTGTCCCACTAGAGTTGCTTTGGAAATGTGCCAGGGGAGGCTAAGGGGGGTAAAGAATTGGTTCTCAGAGCTGTGAAAACAGGGATGGGAATACGAGGATTATTTAGGCAGAGACGTCACACCAAGtagcatttccttctttaggtccTCCTCCAACAGTTGCAGAGTCTGGAGCAGGAGTTCCAGTGGAGGGAAGCCCACTTACTGTATGTCTGAATAGTAAATTATCATGACACAAGCTAGTAAATAGCCTATCCTCCTGTCTCAACTATACCTTTGAACAACAAAcgtttttaatatatacatatgaaaactATAATTTTTATATGATTCAAAGTTGgtaaatatcaaagaaaatgaattcaCATAtatgtgggactttcctggtggtccagtggttaagactgtgcttccactgcagggacacaggttcgattcctgactggggaactaagatttccaCATGCCGAATAGCGGGgctaagacaaaacaaaacaaaaaggaacttccttggtggtccaggagttaagaccctgtgctttcaatgcaaggggtgaggttcaatccctggttggggaactaagatcctacatgccatgccaagaagataattttttaaaaattaagtttaaaaaatgtaatgcaAGGAACATCTTCATGCTGGAAAGATGTAATTGTCATTTTCAAGGATCCTTACTCCCTTACAACCCCAAAAGTTCCAGGGGTCTCCTCTTTTTCATCTAGCTTGCTGACTTCATAGATGCAATTTTCTTCATTAGGTAATAGTCCAAAATAGCATTTGAGGTTTTGATTTGTGATTTAAAGGGGATAattctttagaatttttaattGGTTTGATTAGTCATTACTTCTGCACTTAGTAGttaaatattcattaaagaatttatatatatattttttcacattctGTATGGTCTTAACCTACAGTTtagggtttaaaaaaataaaaagatcactCTGAAAatgttctatttccttttttccttcagtttttttcCTGCTATGAGTTCCATTTGATATTTTCTCTCACAATCTTGACTAGTAATTCATTCTCAGTGATATGagggattaaaaaataaagtgtaatatggataaacaacaaggccctaccgCAGAGCATACAGAACTATGGTCAAGATGCACAGTGCATTGTTGGGCACAGTGCACAAATTTAAACTGCAGAAATATGCCAGGGAGGTTGAAAATAATAACTGTATAACATAAttactgtaaaaagaaaaagcaaacgcaaaacatgaaattttactggattttggatttttaaaaaattcagtttaaaGGTATTTTGTGAACAattgagaaattttaaatatggcctctATTTTAAGTGGCATTAGTGAAGCAGAGTTAATTATCTTAGGTGTGATAACAGTATTGTGGTTATGAAGAAAAACGTCCTTATGGCAACTCCTTCATGTGAATTATTTCAGGGCAAAATGTTAGATCTGAAATTGTAACTAATTCAGGAGAGAGAAACATCTATGCAGATATATGATAAAGCTAATGGCAAAATGCTAACAAATGGTAAATGCAGATGAAGGGTAGAGAAACGTTCATTTGTCTTGTATTACATTTTCAACttttctaaccctaaccctaatctaGCCCCATGATTATcttaaatgttttctaaattatttgaACTGCACTGAGAAAACGTGGTCCTGAGAAATATAACTGTCTATGGTGATTAAATGATGAGAGTGGGGGAAAAAAGGCGGCAACACTAAAAGAGCCACGAGTATATCTAGAGGAAAATAAATTTAGCAAACTAAAGTACTGAGCATGGTCCTTGGGAGCGAGAGATGCTCCGCACCCCGGGTGACATATTGTGCATGTCCGGCGATGCTCCACGCGCCTGGGAATGCTCCACCGCGGGCGCGCACAGGGTTAACTGCAGGCCGAGGGGCCCGTGCATCCTATGCCCGCCCACATTCCGCCACTGAATGGAGGCCATGGTCTGATTCCGGTGGGGTGATGTCACCGCTCCGCATACAACCTTCCCACtggccaggcccccagcccctccggGGGCGACCCTGCGCTCTGCAGTCACGTTATCTTCATCACCATTCAGGCGGCCCGACGGGGTTACAAAGCGGGACATTAAGAAGTCTGAGGACGTCGTCGCAGAAtctagaaatgctgggctagagacGTGGAGACAATTACTCGGGTTCTAAAGGCCCCCGTCGTCGACCAGCCTAGTAATCTAACCCCTTCCGTGATGTGACAGGGGGTCCTGTGTTTGCAGATCTGTTCCTTTGCCTGAATTTTGGAAAGAAAGCCTGTTACAATTTGAgaaatgtgtgcgtgtgtgtgctttcATTAAGTCCCTATGAACCAAACAAAAGAGACCTTTCTCGATTTGCCCTTGTCTAACTTTACAGAgcacatctctgctgctgctgctgctaagtcacttcagtcgtgtccgactctgtgcgaccccacagacagcagaccacctcataaaatataaacttaaaaaaaaataatagaaccaGTTTTTAAGTCTAGAGAGacctaaatgaaaataatatattatgaTCATATATTGTGCTCCATCAAATCTAATAATTATTCTTTTTGTAATAACCATATTTTTGATCCCATCAGCTGGGTatatttcctaaaatattttatagaatatataaaacataaaataacgtGAATGCTTCATTTTTGTCACCTATCCAACAACCATGAAAACTAGAGAAAGTGTGATTAAGTGGCAATACAAAGTGACATTCATTATCACTAGAGAAAGTAAACCAGCATGTACTGGATGAGTAAAAGGAAATGtccaaatagaaaattaattCACTCCTTCAACTAGTAGAGAGCCCACAAGGCCCCAGGCTCTGGCCATTCAAGAGTGTGTGGGACACCCTTGCCCTTCAGAGTATGTCCTGTGCTTCAG is a window of Capra hircus breed San Clemente chromosome 26, ASM170441v1, whole genome shotgun sequence DNA encoding:
- the FGFBP3 gene encoding fibroblast growth factor-binding protein 3, whose amino-acid sequence is MSPLRWRASLSVLLLLGGCLLAAAGRKQGAAGVAAESASGSAGGSSGRFVSPERHTCSWQLLPPAPGPEAGSELALRCEGPDGARHQCAYRGEPGRCAVYAARRSHYWKQVLSGLRRKRRPCHDPAPLKARLCAGKKGRGAELRLVPQALPVVNPKAAAGLTRDPKPRARSRGQPREPALLPVAGAPPLPSAPPKFRKPSEQKPKGGKRKAAWDPDEERPLATGPDPDGLDENAKLTDTYCAEKWHSLCNFFVNFWNG